Genomic segment of Octadecabacter arcticus 238:
ACAGTTTGCGGCGCAAGACGGTGTAACGTTGCTGTGCGGCCGGTTTGAGGGCGTGGATGAACGCGTTCTGGAGCATTTCGAGGTCATGGAAGTGTCGATGGGGGATTACGTCCTGACCGGTGGCGAATTGCCCGCGATGACACTGATCGACGCCTGCGTGCGCCTGCTGCCCGGTGTGCTGGGCAACGCGGATTCCGCAGTAGAGGAAAGCCATTCCAACGGGTTGCTGGAACATCCGCAATACACGCGACCCGCCGAATGGGAAGGCCGCGTGATACCGCCGGTGCTGACGTCTGGGGATCACAAGAAAGTCGCGCAATGGCGCCGCGAGATGAGTGAGAAGCTGACGCAGGATCGGCGGCCAGATTTGTGGGCGAAAAAGACAGACGAATGACGGCTAAGCGAGGTGATCTCAACCGGTCAACGCAACACATGCATTGAAACGCTCTGAGGGGTTTCGTATCCCAGCGTCATTCGTTGTCGTTCGTTGAGCTGTCTTGCGACGGCGCTCAGCTTTGCTTGACTGTGTATCGACAGATCTGTGCCCTTTGGAAAGTACTGTCACAGCAGGCGCTTTGTGTTTTCGTTTGAACCACGTTGCCATGGGCTGTGAGGCTCGCACAAATAGACGTCAATTTTGGTGGCCAAGGTGAACTTCTTGTGCCCAGCCATCTCCGTCCCGCGATCCCATGTCAGCGACTTATAAAGCTCTTTGGGCAACTTACGTGACTGCTTGATCAACGCTGTGACTGTCTTTGTTGCCAACCTTTGCCAGCATCACGTAACGCGTGCTTCGCTCGACCAAAGTGGCGATAAAACTGTTTCCAGAGCCCGCTATCAAGTCTCCCTCCCAGTGCCCTGGTACAGCTCGATCTTCTAATTCTGCCGGTCTATCACGGATGGATACCGCATCATTGAAGCGGCCAACGCCGCTGCGCTTCATGGTCGCGTGACGAGACCGACGAATGGCTCGGGTTGCCCTCAGATGTGCTAGCAATTCCTTCTTAAGTGCGCCGCGTGTCTGGATAAACAGGCTTCTATAGATCGTCTCGTGCGAGATCCGCTTGTCTTCATCATCAGGATGTTCACGCATCAGCCAGCCTGCGATTTGTTGCGGGGACCACTTACGGATCAGCTTGGCTGATATTGCCCCCTCTCACACATGCAAGCATGCGTTGCCGGGCAGTGGGCAGAGATAGACAGCCTGCCAGCTTACAGGGTTTGGGTCGGTGAGAACGGTCACACGCCGCCGTATCTGATGCTGCCGCACGATATTCTTTGACGCCTCCATTACGCCTGACTTCGCGGCCGATTGTAGACGTCGATCGCTTTAAGCTTCGCGCAATTGATCACAAGGACACCTGCGCCCGCAAGCCCCTCGATATCTCTTCTCGATCAGCCAGGGTCAGAGCAAGGCGCGATCTTATGCGCTCCAGTGGACGAATGCCGCCAGTGCGGGCAAGAAGGGGATAAATCGACGATGATCCGCGATCAAAGCCCCGCCTAATCGAGCTCATCGACTCTCCCCGTTGCCACCGATCCCAAATCTCCGACTTCTGCTTATCCGTGAAAAATACGCGGCGACGATACTTCATGTTGATAACTCCATCTCTTCCTAAAGATTAAAGTGTGGCTCTTCTCCGCTTTGTTGAGTTATTCTAGGATTTCAAATAGAACATATACTCCCGCGCCTGAATTGACCTGAGGTTTTCCCCTCAAATCACTTTGTATTCCTTGAGCGATATGACGCGGAAGTTGTCGGTGACGGCTTGGATTCAAACATCAAGTGCAACGGTTGATTTGAAGGCCGCGATTTCGTCGGCCATGGCTTCAGCGGGTGTTCTCCAACCGAGAGTTTTTCTCGGGCGGTTGTTCATCAGGTTTGCAACGTCGTTCAGCCATGTTTGGCTTGCACCGTTCAGGTCAGTTCCTTTGGGCATGTACTGACGCAGCAGTCCGTTGGTGTTCTCGTTGCTGCCACGCTGCCAAGGCGCATGCGGATCGCAGAACCAGATATCGATCTTCAACCGTCTGGCGAGTTCGGGGTGGCAGGCCATTTCGGAGCCGCGGTCGTAGGTCATGCTCTTGCGCAAAGCAGCGGGTAGTCGTCTCATCTGGCGGGTGAAGCTGTCGAGCGCGGCCTCGGCCCCATTGCCGTCCATTTTGCAAAGAATGACAAAGCGTGTCTTGCGCTCGACCAAGGTCCCCACTGACGAGCGATTGAATGCGCCCTTGATGAGGTCGCCCTCCCAATGGCCTGGTACCAGTCGCGCTTCGATCTCTTCAGGGCAATTGATAATGCGCAATGATTCCGGGACCATAGCACTGCCCGCCGCTGTCCTGCGCTTGAGCCCACGCTTAGGCTTCGCTTGACGCAACGCCTCGATCATCGCCGCCTTCAGCCCACCACGTGGCTGCGCGTAAATCGCGGCATAGATGGTCTCATGGCTTACATGGGCGGATGGATCATCAGGCTTCATGAGACGCAGTCTCTGCGCAATCTGCTCAGGCGACCAGTGCAGATGTACGAGCTTGCCATGAACAAAACGATAAAGATCGCTCCCCTCCACAAGCTTGCGCTCGCGGCGGCAGCGCGCACGCCGGGCATCATAGGCCTGCCGCGCCGCTTGCGGGCAATAGCTGCCGTCTTCCTGCCGACCTCGCGCCAGCTCACGGCAGATCGTGCTCGCCGGGCGATGCAAAAGCTGGCCGATCAACCGCTGACTGCTGCCCCTATTATGCTCGGCTAATATCACGCCACGGTCCTCGCTGCTGAGGTGCTTGCTTCGTATGTCCATCACAACATCCTATGCCCAAAGGGCTCTGAGTGTTGCATTTGAAACTTGAGCCTAAGCGGTGTCGCGGAACGGGAATGTCCCGAAGAATGTTGAAATTTTAATTTAGGGTGGCGTTGCTTCCCCTGAGCCGTAGGCTCTGGGTGTTTAATCGCAAAAGGAAGCAACACCATGAAGAAGACTATCACAGCAAGCGCTGGACTTGCCAGCGCGTCGAATGTTCATCAACTCGTGGAAACAGCCTGGGACAAAGTTGGCGAGAGCTTCGAGCAGTTCTGCCTGACGGCGGGCGTCGCCAGTCTGGTTCAGATGTTTGGTGAGGACGCAGATACGCTGGCGGGTGGCCGATACGAGCATTGCACTGACAAGCCTGGCCACAGATGGGGCACCGCGAAAGGTCAGGTTGGGTTCCATGGTGGGAAGATTGAGCTGGAGCGCGCCCGTGTGCGCGATAAAGTGACCGGTAAAGAGATTGTCCTGCCGAGCTGGGAAGAGGCCTCCTCGGGTGGCTTCCTTGAACAATGGGCAATGAGCCTAATGTTGATGAATGTTTCCACCCGTAAGTATGACCGAGCTGTACGGCTGCCCGAAGCGAAGGTGCCTAATAAGGCAGGGAGCGGGCTGTCCAGGTCAGCAGTTTCGCGTCGCTTCAAAGCACTCACCCAAGCGCGCCTGGATGAGTGGATGTCATCTGATCTATCGGAGCTTGACCTTGTAGCGATCCAGATCGACGGGCTGCATTTGGACGATCATTTGTTGGTGCTTGCGGCCGTGGGTGTGGAGGTTTCAGGCGAAAAGCACCCTCTGGGCGTCATTGAAGGGGCGACCGAGAACGCCGCGACGGTTCAGGCGCTTTTGGACAATCTGATAGAGCGTGGGCTCGATCCAGCGGGCTGCTATTTGTTCATCGTAGATGGGGCTAAGGCACTGACCAAGGCAATTCGGCGCACATTTGGTGCCGATATTCCCATCCAAAGATGCCAGATACACAAGGCCCGCAACATAACTGACAGGCTTCCTCCAAAGCTGCACGCCTCCGTACGCCGCGCGCTGAAGCAAGCATGGGAGCTTGATGATGCCGACAAAGCCGAGCGGTTGATGCGGAATCTTGCCCAGCGACTAGAGCTTGAGGCTCCGGACGTTTCAAAGTCGATCCTTGAGGGCCTAGACGAAATTCTAACTGTTGTTAGGTTGGGGCTACCTGTGGAATTGAGACGCTCATTGGCCAGCACCAACATCATTGAATCTATGAACAGCGTGATCCGACAGGTCTGTCGAAACGTCAAACGCTGGCGCGATGCAAAAATGGCGCTGCGCTGGACAGGGGCTGGTATGCTGGAAGCCGCGAAAGGCTTCCGCCGCCTAAAGGCCTACAAGCAACTCCCCATTCTCAAGCAAGCTTTGCTAGATCATCGCAATACCGTAACGCTTGACCAAATCAAGGACGTCGCCTAACCATCAATCAAGCAGCGCCACTCGCCCGATTTTCAACATCGTACGGGACATCCCCTCGCGGAACTCTGGCTATTTTTCTGGCAGGGTCTTGCGGAAGAAGTCGAAAATGGCCTCTGTGAATTGGTTGAACGTTGCATAGTGCCGATTGTGGGTGACCCATTTGTGCATAACACCCCAAAGACGCTCGATCGGGTTGAGGTGCGGGGCATATGCTGGCAAGAAATGCAACTTCACCCGACGTTCTGGGCTGTCCAGCCATGGCTGTAGTATCTTGGCATGATGATAGCGGGCATTGTCGACAAAGACGTGGATGGCCGTCTTGGTTTGGTTGTTGCGTTCCAACTTTTCCAGCATCTGTCGGGTTGTCTGGGCATTGATCTTCTCGCCTTCCACAAAGGTGAACTGGAAAGTCTCAAGGTCAAGCGCGCCCTGAATGTTGAGCCGCTTGCGCCCTGATGTCGCCTTCAGGGCCGTCTTTTGTCCCTTGGGGAACCAACCATGGGCGGGGCGGCTCTGGTGTTCGGGGTGGACAGCGTCCGAAAAGACAACCATCTCATCTGCGGCCAACCCGTTCATCAGGGCCTCATATTTGGCAATAAACGCAGCCTGCTTGGCTTCATCGGCCTGTGCAGGCAGCAATTGTGGTTTCTTATACGCGAACCCCAGGCGGCGCATCAGCTTGGCGGCTCCCGACGTGCTGTAGTTTTGGTCGCACTCGGCTAGAACATAGGCACAGACCTCATCGGCATTGCGGGCAGGCTGCGCGGTGAAATGGGCTCTCACCACCTGCTCTTGCACGACGGACAAATGACCCTGACGCTGGCTGTAGTCCTTCAGACCGAAAAACGATAATCCCGCACCGGCAAAGGCAAATCGCCACTCCGTCAAAACTGTCGGGCCAATATCCAAAATCCGGCAAACCGTTCCGGCGTCTTCTCCTGCGTCCAAAAGAAGAAACGCGCGCGCCCGTTTCCAAACAAGGGCGTCAACTTTGCGGCGGCGGCAAAGCGCTTCAAGTGCTATGCGCTGCTCGTCGGATAAGGAGACTGTTTTGTATTGCTTGCTCATAAACTCAAAATACAGACTGAACCGCCTTTGGCCATGCTACGAAGTGAATCGCAGGCCCAAAATCGTCAGGTCAATTCAGGCGCAGGAGTATAGATTGATTATCTGGGATGGATGATTGTCTAATTTTGAGTTTGAAGTATTCGGTATCCCTGATGCCCCTGGCTCGTTTGCGGATCATTCCTATACTGACATTACCAGCCTCTATCCTGGCGCTTGTCAGCTTGTGTTTCGCGTAGTTGCATATGCCCACACAATGTTTTCTTAGGGATTTTGCGAACTTTTTCAGATAGAGCATGTGTGACTGATCTGCGATCAGGCACCAATTTTCCAGTTGCTCTGACATCCCCTCAAATGATGGGGCGCTCCACAGAGCCTGAAGCTGTTCTTTTAAGACGTAAAGCGTATTCAGGTTGCTATTGCTCTCCAGCAACGTTTGCAGCTTGTTACTTTGTTTTTCATTCAACTTATCCGCATTTTTGAGCAACAGATAATGCGTGCCCTTCATCAACTCTTTACCACTTGGATCGGCCTTCCTGAACTCAAGGCGACGCTGATTATGGATAGCCTTGCTGTAGTTTTTCATGACGTGGAAACGGTCAAATACGATGTCGGCCATCGGCAAGGACTCCCTGACAGCCTTTTGGTAGGCAGGCCCCATATCCATCGACACGGCCTTTATTTTATGGGCTGTATCTGGCCGCAGCTGTTTCAAAAACCTTGAAAAAACTTCGGCAGTTCGACCGGCTTCCACCCAGATCAGATGCCCTCCGACCATATCGTAGACCACCGTCATATAGTCATGACCTTTCGCCCGGGCCACTTCATCGACACCAATGTATTCCAAGCCAGCAAGCTGTGCGGGATCAAGCGCAGGGAGCGTTTCCATCAGGTATGCCTTGTCGATATTCTTTACCGTCTCCCATCGTATACCTAAATGCCTGGAGACAGCCAGAATGGATAAATGACGGCACAATCCACTGATAAGATGGCAAAATCGATGGGTGAAACGGCACCCTTTTATCAACAAAAGGACACGCCTCAATGCGGCGCTCACCCTTGCTAATAAAAACCTGCGCTAGCTCAATCTCAATCACACAAGGATACCCAAAAAACGGGATGTCGTTTACTTGTCGGCGAATATGTTGGTTGATGCTACCCTTCTTGCCGGTTGTGAATAAGTTCAGATAGATGTGAGACAAAATTTTGTTGCCAAGATTTAGGCGACCTCGGAGACTGAGAATTGAAAGAAACCAGCTCACGAGGCCAATATGCAAATCATCGGACTGCACAAGAACGTTTATAAACTTTATGCTTGGGCGCGGACACAAGAATGTTTGGACGTGTACCGTATCAAATACGAAGGTCAGGTTCGGCAATGGGACGACTTACGTACAGAGGGCGTTTCTCTATCAAAGTGCGCTGAATTCGTCGGCATCTCGCGCGCGACATATTACCGTCACAAGCGTATTTTGAAGGATTTGGCGCAGGCAATCATACCGCCTTCAAAGGCTCCCAAACGCTGCAACAAGTCACAGTGGGGCGAGGCAGAAAAGCAATTGGTGCTTGAGGCCCGCCGCGACAATGAAACCTACGGTAAGGAGAAAATAGGGGCCATCTTGCGTCGCGACAAAAAGCAAACCATGAGCGATAGCACCGTGGGGCGCATTTTGAGCTTTCTAAGGAAAAAAGGCCTGATCACACGATCAAGATCTGCGCCCCAAAAGCGCAAGCGTAATTTTTCCAAGGGGCATGCCAAGGGATGGAAATATAGGGATTACAAAGATATTGTGGTTGGCGAGCGTGTGCAGATCGATCATATGACTGCCACGAAGAACGGCGTCACGTGCAAACACTTTCAAGCCTGGGAGAGGTGTAGCAAGCATATCCACGCGCAAGTTTATTCGAATGCCACGGCACGCTCTGCCAAACGGTTTTTGCAAGAACTCGTGGAAATAGCTCCCTATAAGATCATCTCAATTCAAGTCGATGGCGGGTCTGAGTTTATGGCCGATTTTGAGACAGCGTGCGAACAGATGGAGATCCCGCTCATTGTGCTGCCGCCAGCAAGGCCAAAATACAACGGTGGTGTCGAGCGCGGTAACCGCACCTTCCGCGAAGAGTTCTATGCATGTCGTGATCTCATTGCCGACAGCATAGGAGCGATGCGGTTTGAACTTCGAAAAGCCGTCGATAAATACAACACATTCAGGCCTCATCATGCCTTGAAAGGCAAGACACCAATGGAGTAAATTCGAATCACTCAGGCCAAAGTCGTGTGAGTCTCAAAACACCTGAACCTATACAGTTGCCGGTTGCCGGTTGCAGGGTCTATAGCGCTCCTGCGGGCATCCCGACTGCACTGAACAATAACCTTCGCACCGTCTTCAGCCAGCTCAATTTCATTTACACGTTGCCCCTTCAGGCGTAAAATATGTTGCGAGATGTGGATGGTCATATACCTGCCCTATGTAAAGTTGTCAGAAACCTAACATATCAATAGGTTACTTGATGGTCGGCATCTTTTCTTACTCAACAAAGCGGAGAAGATCCTAAAGTGTTGCGTCAACCATTTGAAATCGCAGGACAAAACCGACCTAAGAGACTGCGGCACCAAAGGCAGCTTATTTGGAGACAGTTGCTCCGGATAGGTCTGGTCTCTTAGTGCTGCCTCGTGTCCCGAACCGGCATGAGGTCCGGCTTGGAAGATTATATTTGAAGCCAAAAGCGGGACTAAGTAACTGCACGTTCAGCAGCGGCTTGAGGCACTGTCAGAGGTTGATCTGGGACCTGCATGACCTCTGGATCGTAGGGTTTGCGCGCGAACACGTCTCGTACCATAGGCGCAAAAAATGAGAGCGGTAACGTGTCATAGTCTGGGTCAAAACTGGTCTGGTCCCACCGTTCACAGAATTCCGCACAGTCGTCGAAATACTTCGCACCCCGATGACGTTCACGCTTGTTCTGATCGAATCCTTCCAGATGTTGCCCATAATATAGCATCTGAAAATCACCATGAGTTTCGACGCACCAACGGCATTGCTCGCGCACAAACGGCTTCAAGATAGTCGCGGCATATTCATCATGATTGTACGGTGCAAAAATATCCCCAATGTCATGCAAAAGAGTAGATACGACCCAATCGATGTCCGCCCCGTCGCGCCAAGCGCGGGTCGCAGCTTGCGCCGAATGCCCTAAGCGGGTGATTTGATATCCTGAAAGGCCTTCATCAAGATGCTCAAGAGCATGCATCAATCGGTCCGCGGTACCTTTGGTATAGTCGATCTCGTGAGCCGTCAGGAATTCATATTCTTCCTTCGTGCCATCTTTCATCTGGGTGAAATTCACACGTTCCATGTTCCGCCTCCAAAGTGCATATAGATATTCGATTGAATTATCAGTTTTACGGGCGGTCCAAAAGAGCGGCGATAAGAAATGTCTTGTCGTGTTAACAAATTGGGTCAAGCAAACCCTTGTTGAAGCCTAAAGCTGATATTCGCTACATCGCAGAAATCGGTAGAGTAGGCTCTTTGCGGACATTGACGCAGTCACGTCCCAATCCCCCTTGCCCAAAACACCTCTCCCGCCTATACGCTGCAGTGTCTGCGACCCTTATGAGTCGTAGACCTGTTTGGTATGACTCCGACCTCTTCACCGGAAACCCGCCAGACGGCAAAGCACGGCCGTTAAACCTCCGGTGGGCGCCCCGTATCAAAGCGGTATTTGACCCAATGAAGACCGAAGCTCTGGCAGCCCTCACATCCGCGGAAAACCGCGTGACTATTTAGGAGACGATCATGAACCTGATCGCACAAATCGAGGCGGAACAAATCGCCGAACTGGGCAAAACCATCCCAGACTTCAGAGCCGGTGACACCATTCGCGTCGGCTTCCGCGTGACCGAGGGTACACGTACCCGTGTGCAGAACTACGAAGGCGTCTGCATCGCACGCAAAAACGGTAAGGGCATCGCTGGCTCTTTCACTGTTCGCAAAATCTCATTCGGTGAAGGCGTGGAACGTGTGTTCCCGCTGTACTCCACCAACATCGACGAAATCACTGTTGTACGCCGAGGCCGCGTTCGTCGCGCCAAGTTGTACTACCTGCGTGAGCGTCGCGGTAAGTCCGCACGTATCGTGGAAAAGACAAACTACCGTGCGCCTTCCAGCGCCGA
This window contains:
- a CDS encoding IS30 family transposase codes for the protein MDIRSKHLSSEDRGVILAEHNRGSSQRLIGQLLHRPASTICRELARGRQEDGSYCPQAARQAYDARRARCRRERKLVEGSDLYRFVHGKLVHLHWSPEQIAQRLRLMKPDDPSAHVSHETIYAAIYAQPRGGLKAAMIEALRQAKPKRGLKRRTAAGSAMVPESLRIINCPEEIEARLVPGHWEGDLIKGAFNRSSVGTLVERKTRFVILCKMDGNGAEAALDSFTRQMRRLPAALRKSMTYDRGSEMACHPELARRLKIDIWFCDPHAPWQRGSNENTNGLLRQYMPKGTDLNGASQTWLNDVANLMNNRPRKTLGWRTPAEAMADEIAAFKSTVALDV
- a CDS encoding IS256-like element ISOan3 family transposase, with the protein product MKKTITASAGLASASNVHQLVETAWDKVGESFEQFCLTAGVASLVQMFGEDADTLAGGRYEHCTDKPGHRWGTAKGQVGFHGGKIELERARVRDKVTGKEIVLPSWEEASSGGFLEQWAMSLMLMNVSTRKYDRAVRLPEAKVPNKAGSGLSRSAVSRRFKALTQARLDEWMSSDLSELDLVAIQIDGLHLDDHLLVLAAVGVEVSGEKHPLGVIEGATENAATVQALLDNLIERGLDPAGCYLFIVDGAKALTKAIRRTFGADIPIQRCQIHKARNITDRLPPKLHASVRRALKQAWELDDADKAERLMRNLAQRLELEAPDVSKSILEGLDEILTVVRLGLPVELRRSLASTNIIESMNSVIRQVCRNVKRWRDAKMALRWTGAGMLEAAKGFRRLKAYKQLPILKQALLDHRNTVTLDQIKDVA
- a CDS encoding integrase core domain-containing protein → MQIIGLHKNVYKLYAWARTQECLDVYRIKYEGQVRQWDDLRTEGVSLSKCAEFVGISRATYYRHKRILKDLAQAIIPPSKAPKRCNKSQWGEAEKQLVLEARRDNETYGKEKIGAILRRDKKQTMSDSTVGRILSFLRKKGLITRSRSAPQKRKRNFSKGHAKGWKYRDYKDIVVGERVQIDHMTATKNGVTCKHFQAWERCSKHIHAQVYSNATARSAKRFLQELVEIAPYKIISIQVDGGSEFMADFETACEQMEIPLIVLPPARPKYNGGVERGNRTFREEFYACRDLIADSIGAMRFELRKAVDKYNTFRPHHALKGKTPME
- a CDS encoding HD domain-containing protein, whose translation is MERVNFTQMKDGTKEEYEFLTAHEIDYTKGTADRLMHALEHLDEGLSGYQITRLGHSAQAATRAWRDGADIDWVVSTLLHDIGDIFAPYNHDEYAATILKPFVREQCRWCVETHGDFQMLYYGQHLEGFDQNKRERHRGAKYFDDCAEFCERWDQTSFDPDYDTLPLSFFAPMVRDVFARKPYDPEVMQVPDQPLTVPQAAAERAVT
- the rplS gene encoding 50S ribosomal protein L19, whose translation is MNLIAQIEAEQIAELGKTIPDFRAGDTIRVGFRVTEGTRTRVQNYEGVCIARKNGKGIAGSFTVRKISFGEGVERVFPLYSTNIDEITVVRRGRVRRAKLYYLRERRGKSARIVEKTNYRAPSSADKA